The following coding sequences lie in one Oceanicola sp. 502str15 genomic window:
- a CDS encoding ABC transporter permease, whose translation MSLSRLLSFARLGTLIAKEGIQMRRDRLTFAMMLGVPLLQLCLFGFAINTDPKELPAALVAPTQDRYTRAMVTALELTDYYRFIAPHASAAEAERMIARGEVAFVVTVPSDFGRKVERGDAPTILIEADASDPSVASGAVSTLSQVAADALLRETGQEAEAAAQAASRLQVVVHRRYNPEGITQYNIVPGLLGVILQLTMVMMTSMALTRETERGTMENLLSMPATPFEIMLGKVIPYLVVGAVQVAVVLIAARAMFHIPFVGSLSLLLFGVFVFVLALVILGYLISTVARSQMQAMQMTFFFFLPSIMLSGFMFPFRGMPLWAQYLGEIFPLTHFLRIVRGVMLKGADLPDVTAPLTALALFTGLLTLLTLARFRRTLD comes from the coding sequence TTCGCCATGATGCTCGGCGTGCCCCTGCTGCAACTCTGCCTCTTCGGCTTTGCCATCAACACCGACCCCAAGGAACTGCCCGCCGCCCTCGTCGCCCCCACGCAGGACCGCTACACGCGGGCCATGGTGACGGCCCTCGAGCTGACCGACTACTACCGCTTCATCGCGCCCCATGCCTCTGCCGCAGAGGCCGAGCGGATGATCGCCCGCGGCGAGGTCGCCTTCGTGGTCACGGTCCCCTCCGACTTCGGCCGCAAGGTCGAGCGCGGCGATGCGCCCACGATCCTGATCGAGGCCGATGCCTCCGACCCCTCCGTCGCCTCCGGCGCCGTCTCCACCCTCTCGCAGGTCGCCGCCGACGCGCTGCTGCGCGAAACCGGGCAGGAGGCCGAGGCCGCCGCGCAGGCCGCCTCCCGGCTTCAGGTCGTCGTGCACCGCCGCTACAACCCCGAGGGCATCACCCAATACAACATCGTGCCCGGTCTCCTCGGGGTGATCCTTCAGCTCACCATGGTGATGATGACCTCCATGGCGCTCACCCGCGAAACCGAGCGCGGCACGATGGAAAACCTGCTCTCCATGCCCGCCACCCCCTTCGAGATCATGCTTGGCAAGGTCATCCCCTACCTCGTGGTCGGCGCGGTGCAGGTGGCCGTGGTGCTCATCGCCGCGCGGGCGATGTTCCACATCCCCTTCGTCGGCTCGCTCTCGCTGCTGCTCTTCGGCGTCTTCGTCTTCGTGCTGGCGCTGGTGATCCTCGGCTACCTGATCTCCACCGTGGCCCGCTCGCAGATGCAGGCCATGCAGATGACCTTCTTCTTCTTCCTGCCCTCGATCATGCTTTCCGGCTTCATGTTCCCCTTCCGGGGCATGCCGCTCTGGGCGCAATACCTGGGCGAGATCTTTCCCCTCACCCATTTTCTGCGCATCGTCCGCGGCGTGATGCTCAAGGGCGCTGACCTGCCCGATGTGACGGCCCCCCTCACCGCGCTGGCCCTCTTCACCGGCCTGCTGACCCTGCTCACCCTCGCCCGCTTCCGCCGCACGCTGGACTGA